Proteins found in one Lycium ferocissimum isolate CSIRO_LF1 chromosome 6, AGI_CSIRO_Lferr_CH_V1, whole genome shotgun sequence genomic segment:
- the LOC132060816 gene encoding casparian strip membrane protein 2-like, whose translation MMKAVSIESGEASKDVTRHGVNRGLSVFDLILRIVAIVGTLAGAVAMGTAEQTLPFVTQLVQFSAQYDDFDSFKCCKPKLSRLS comes from the exons ATGATGAAGGCGGTATCGATTGAATCTGGAGAAGCATCAAAGGATGTTACAAGGCATGGAGTGAACAGAGGACTCTCTGTATTTGATCTTATTCTGCGTATTGTTGCGATTGTTGGAACATTAGCAGGTGCTGTGGCAATGGGAACTGCTGAGCAAACTCTTCCTTTTGTCACACAGCTTGTACAGTTTTCAGCtcaatatgatgattttgactCATTTAA ATGCTGTAAACCAAAGCTGTCAAGACTGTCATAA